One part of the Pelodiscus sinensis isolate JC-2024 chromosome 16, ASM4963464v1, whole genome shotgun sequence genome encodes these proteins:
- the MAFK gene encoding transcription factor MafK isoform X2 — MTTNPKPNKTLKVKEESGENAPVLSDDELVSMSVRELNQHLRGLTKEEVIRLKQRRRTLKNRGYAASCRIKRVTQKEELERQRVELQQEVEKLARENSSMKLELDALRSKYEALQTFARTVARGPITPTKVATTSVITIVKSAEISSSSVPFSAAS, encoded by the exons ATGACGACTAATCCCAAACCAAACAAGACATTAAAG GTAAAGGAGGAGTCAGGAGAGAACGCCCCAGTGCTGAGCGACGATGAACTTGTGTCAATGTCTGTCCGGGAGCTGAACCAGCACCTGAGGGGTCTCACCAAAGAAGAGGTCATCCGCCTGAAGCAGCGGAGGCGCACGCTCAAGAACCGGGGCTATGCTGCCAGCTGCCGCATCAAACGTGTGACGCAGAAAGAGGAGCTGGAGAGGCAGCGGGTTGAGTTGCAGCAAGAGGTGGAGAAGCTGGCCCGAGAAAACAGCAGCATGAAGCTGGAGCTGGACGCCCTGCGCTCCAAGTACGAGGCGTTGCAGACCTTTGCGCGCACTGTTGCACGGGGGCCTATTACTCCGACCAAAGTCGCCACCACTAGTGTCATCACCATTGTGAAATCAGCTGAAATCTCATCCAGTTCTGTGCCATTTTCAGCAGCATCCTAG
- the MAFK gene encoding transcription factor MafK isoform X3 gives MDGETCRKEMHKVKEESGENAPVLSDDELVSMSVRELNQHLRGLTKEEVIRLKQRRRTLKNRGYAASCRIKRVTQKEELERQRVELQQEVEKLARENSSMKLELDALRSKYEALQTFARTVARGPITPTKVATTSVITIVKSAEISSSSVPFSAAS, from the exons ATGGATGGGGAGACCTGCAGAAAAGAAATGCACAAG GTAAAGGAGGAGTCAGGAGAGAACGCCCCAGTGCTGAGCGACGATGAACTTGTGTCAATGTCTGTCCGGGAGCTGAACCAGCACCTGAGGGGTCTCACCAAAGAAGAGGTCATCCGCCTGAAGCAGCGGAGGCGCACGCTCAAGAACCGGGGCTATGCTGCCAGCTGCCGCATCAAACGTGTGACGCAGAAAGAGGAGCTGGAGAGGCAGCGGGTTGAGTTGCAGCAAGAGGTGGAGAAGCTGGCCCGAGAAAACAGCAGCATGAAGCTGGAGCTGGACGCCCTGCGCTCCAAGTACGAGGCGTTGCAGACCTTTGCGCGCACTGTTGCACGGGGGCCTATTACTCCGACCAAAGTCGCCACCACTAGTGTCATCACCATTGTGAAATCAGCTGAAATCTCATCCAGTTCTGTGCCATTTTCAGCAGCATCCTAG